A DNA window from Peptostreptococcaceae bacterium contains the following coding sequences:
- the selB gene encoding selenocysteine-specific translation elongation factor, translated as MKHVIIGTAGHIDHGKTTLIKAMTGRDTDRLKEEKKRGITIELGFTYFDLPGGKRAGIIDVPGHEKFIKNMLAGVLGMDIVILVVAADEGIMPQTKEHMDILSFLNIPQGLIVLTKCDMADAEWIELVKEDIKSRVKGTFLENSEILEVDSVSGRGIEGLIEKLDEMSEKVGERDYGKPARIPIDRVFSLTGYGTIVTGTLMEGTINKGDTLDIYPSMRKAKIRNIQVHGEDMETVFAGQRAALNIAGIKKSELSRGEVIAQTDSMKNTMMVDVELSLANDEKRRLENWTRLRLYHGSAEIMCRLVLLDREILEPGETCYAQLRLEKTHAFKYGDLFVVRYYSPLETVGGGKIIDSNPEKHKRFNNETLESLELKSGGNKNEIIEQLVKKAPEYALGKKEMHRATGFQMEEIEAALKELLDEQSIYSVNEAYIHMQSFEGLEEKALKIANEYHIGNPYKRGVPREELKNKLLRERGGEFFEELLKRMSDGGSLIVEGHTVSLKNFKIELTNKDIKLAGELGNYYSDAELTPDNFTQIKERLDIGKKEMPVFEYLLQEGRLVKVSEELYYSKDSYEKILKKVQAILSKQGFISLKEFKDEFNLSRKYSIALLEHYDNAKITKRDGNKRIPF; from the coding sequence ATGAAGCATGTGATAATAGGGACAGCCGGCCACATAGACCATGGAAAGACAACCCTAATAAAGGCTATGACAGGCAGGGATACCGACCGTCTGAAGGAAGAAAAGAAAAGGGGAATTACAATAGAGTTGGGATTCACTTATTTTGATTTGCCAGGAGGCAAAAGGGCTGGAATAATAGATGTTCCCGGACATGAAAAATTCATAAAGAACATGCTGGCCGGAGTACTAGGCATGGACATAGTCATTCTTGTTGTCGCTGCCGACGAGGGTATAATGCCTCAAACGAAGGAACACATGGATATTCTCAGCTTCTTGAATATACCGCAAGGCCTTATAGTACTTACAAAATGCGACATGGCCGATGCCGAATGGATTGAATTGGTGAAGGAGGATATTAAAAGTCGCGTAAAGGGGACTTTCCTTGAAAATTCGGAGATTTTAGAAGTGGATTCGGTAAGCGGAAGAGGAATAGAAGGGCTTATTGAAAAGCTTGATGAAATGAGTGAAAAAGTAGGCGAACGGGATTACGGCAAACCTGCCAGGATTCCAATAGATAGGGTTTTCAGCCTCACAGGCTATGGAACTATCGTGACCGGAACACTTATGGAAGGAACCATAAATAAAGGCGATACGCTGGATATTTATCCGAGTATGAGAAAAGCGAAAATAAGGAATATACAGGTTCATGGCGAAGATATGGAAACGGTCTTTGCGGGGCAGAGGGCGGCCCTTAATATTGCCGGTATCAAGAAAAGTGAATTGAGCAGGGGAGAGGTTATTGCGCAAACCGACTCGATGAAAAATACGATGATGGTTGACGTAGAGCTTTCGCTTGCAAATGACGAAAAAAGAAGGCTTGAGAACTGGACTAGGCTCAGGCTTTACCACGGATCGGCTGAAATAATGTGCCGATTGGTATTGCTGGACAGAGAAATACTCGAGCCGGGGGAAACATGCTATGCACAGCTTAGGCTAGAGAAGACACATGCATTTAAATACGGGGATCTTTTTGTCGTCAGGTATTATTCTCCACTTGAAACGGTGGGTGGTGGAAAAATCATAGATTCCAATCCCGAAAAACATAAAAGGTTTAATAATGAAACACTTGAATCATTGGAATTAAAGAGTGGAGGCAATAAAAACGAAATCATCGAGCAGCTTGTGAAAAAGGCACCGGAGTATGCCTTAGGTAAGAAGGAAATGCATAGAGCCACTGGGTTCCAGATGGAAGAGATAGAGGCGGCCTTAAAGGAACTCCTTGATGAGCAGAGCATATATTCTGTGAACGAGGCATACATTCATATGCAAAGTTTCGAGGGGCTAGAGGAAAAGGCTCTTAAAATTGCAAATGAATATCATATAGGAAATCCGTACAAGAGGGGCGTTCCAAGAGAGGAATTGAAAAATAAACTTTTGAGAGAGCGTGGCGGTGAGTTTTTCGAGGAATTGCTGAAAAGAATGTCGGACGGGGGATCCCTAATAGTCGAAGGGCATACAGTAAGTCTGAAGAACTTCAAAATAGAGCTGACAAACAAGGACATTAAGCTTGCAGGCGAATTGGGAAACTATTATAGCGATGCTGAATTGACCCCTGACAATTTTACACAGATAAAGGAAAGACTGGACATTGGGAAGAAGGAAATGCCCGTTTTCGAATACTTGCTTCAAGAAGGACGACTTGTAAAAGTTAGTGAAGAATTGTATTATTCCAAGGATTCATATGAAAAGATACTGAAAAAAGTGCAGGCAATACTTTCGAAGCAGGGTTTCATTAGCCTTAAAGAGTTCAAGGATGAATTCAATTTGTCGAGAAAATATTCTATAGCCCTATTGGAGCATTATGACAACGCTAAAATAACAAAGAGAGACGGAAACAAGAGAATACCTTTTTAA
- the plsY gene encoding glycerol-3-phosphate 1-O-acyltransferase PlsY: protein MNIAIAIAIGYVLGAIPFSFIVGKYYGKIDIRNVGSGNLGATNVLRSLGKKAAALAFAGDFLKGVAAVLIGSSLWGYDYGILAGAGAILGHCYPATLRFKGGKGVATAAGVLLALNPMLILYLLPLYVIMIKVFKIVSLSSILIAASTPIISYFMGMPDNFLGFALLASLFVIYRHKSNIKKLLAGEEKRII, encoded by the coding sequence ATGAATATAGCTATAGCAATTGCAATAGGATACGTCCTCGGCGCTATCCCATTTTCGTTTATTGTCGGAAAATATTACGGGAAAATCGATATTAGAAATGTTGGAAGCGGAAACCTTGGAGCAACGAATGTACTTCGTTCTCTAGGCAAGAAGGCTGCGGCACTAGCCTTTGCCGGAGACTTTCTGAAAGGCGTCGCCGCAGTACTTATTGGTAGCTCGCTTTGGGGATACGATTACGGAATACTCGCGGGTGCAGGTGCCATATTGGGCCATTGCTACCCTGCAACACTAAGATTCAAAGGCGGCAAAGGCGTAGCTACCGCCGCAGGGGTGTTGCTCGCATTAAACCCTATGCTGATTCTCTATCTCTTGCCGCTTTATGTTATTATGATCAAGGTCTTCAAGATTGTTTCGCTTTCATCAATCTTAATAGCGGCATCGACCCCCATAATAAGCTACTTCATGGGCATGCCGGATAATTTTCTCGGATTCGCGCTTCTAGCCTCGCTTTTCGTTATTTATAGGCACAAATCCAATATAAAAAAACTGCTCGCGGGAGAAGAAAAAAGAATAATCTGA
- a CDS encoding D-glycerate dehydrogenase: MEVVSLNKKKKVFSSRKLPGMAMTRLKEQFDFTYNPLDRNLTYEELLEEVKGKQGIITMLSDRVDGELMDAAEGVEIIANYAVGYNNMDLREATKRGIYLSNTPDVLTDDTADMAFALMLAVARRIPEADQLTRNGFYKGWGPEFMLGQSVSGKTLGLVGAGRIGTAVAKRAAGFGMKIIYYSRGRKKAIEDLGAEYVGFESLLAESDIISIHVPLGKETLHLIDRKALKLMKKTCILINTSRGPVVDEEALVEALEKGIIAGAGLDVYENEPKLSDGLSLLTNAVLSPHLGSATRETRGKMADIAAENIISVLSGGLPTTAINEV; the protein is encoded by the coding sequence ATGGAGGTGGTTAGTTTGAATAAAAAGAAAAAAGTGTTTTCGAGCCGAAAATTGCCGGGAATGGCAATGACAAGGCTTAAGGAGCAATTTGATTTTACATACAATCCGCTGGACAGGAACCTAACATACGAGGAACTGCTTGAAGAGGTTAAAGGGAAGCAAGGTATAATAACGATGCTTTCAGACAGGGTGGATGGAGAGCTAATGGATGCGGCGGAGGGTGTTGAAATAATTGCAAACTACGCTGTAGGATACAACAACATGGATTTGCGCGAGGCAACAAAGAGGGGCATCTATCTTAGCAATACACCGGATGTTCTTACGGATGATACGGCTGACATGGCCTTTGCGCTGATGCTTGCAGTGGCCAGGCGCATTCCTGAGGCGGACCAATTGACAAGAAATGGATTCTATAAGGGATGGGGACCGGAATTCATGCTGGGTCAAAGCGTTTCGGGAAAAACACTCGGGCTTGTTGGAGCCGGAAGAATTGGCACGGCCGTTGCAAAGAGGGCGGCGGGGTTTGGTATGAAGATTATATATTATAGCAGGGGCAGGAAAAAAGCCATTGAAGATTTGGGCGCGGAATATGTTGGGTTCGAGAGCCTTCTTGCGGAGTCGGACATAATAAGCATTCATGTTCCTCTTGGAAAAGAAACACTCCATCTTATTGATAGGAAGGCGCTTAAATTAATGAAAAAAACATGCATATTGATAAATACTTCAAGAGGGCCGGTGGTAGATGAAGAAGCACTAGTCGAGGCGCTTGAAAAAGGAATAATTGCCGGCGCCGGTTTGGATGTGTATGAGAACGAACCGAAACTGTCGGATGGACTCTCTTTACTTACAAATGCAGTTCTTAGCCCTCATCTTGGAAGCGCGACAAGGGAGACGAGAGGCAAGATGGCCGATATCGCTGCGGAAAACATAATTTCAGTCTTAAGCGGAGGACTTCCGACAACAGCAATTAACGAGGTGTAA
- a CDS encoding MBL fold metallo-hydrolase, whose translation MNIQHIKGFSHYFKSPTNVGALVEGKSVILIDSGNDTDKGKKLYKAMESDGLHLKGIWNTHSHADHWGGNHYLQGKTGCRIWSSKLEAAMINNNILEPFYLYGADPLKVLKNKFLMAKECSCEIFDSDSVDFEGNRIEIVDLKGHSPGMVGFRTEDGVFFTGDALFSPEIIDKYKLMYSSDITEHLKTLEVLEESDAEYYVLSHGEICEADGLKALIEKNRKAISRVNEILIDAMTEPASLEELMLLSMEKLGVSMNIGQHFLNRTTISAHLSHLCNEGYVVPAMDNNRLIYTRK comes from the coding sequence ATGAACATTCAACATATAAAAGGTTTTTCGCATTATTTCAAAAGCCCAACTAATGTTGGCGCCCTGGTAGAAGGTAAAAGCGTCATACTGATCGATTCGGGAAATGATACGGATAAGGGCAAAAAACTTTACAAGGCAATGGAGTCTGACGGGCTGCACTTGAAAGGCATTTGGAATACGCATTCGCATGCCGACCATTGGGGAGGCAATCATTATTTGCAGGGAAAGACCGGATGCAGGATATGGTCGTCAAAATTAGAGGCGGCGATGATAAACAATAATATTTTAGAGCCCTTCTATTTATATGGAGCAGATCCTTTAAAGGTGCTTAAAAACAAGTTCCTAATGGCCAAGGAATGCTCGTGTGAAATCTTCGATTCGGATTCTGTCGATTTTGAAGGGAACAGAATTGAAATCGTAGATTTAAAGGGGCACAGTCCTGGCATGGTAGGTTTTAGAACGGAAGATGGAGTTTTTTTCACGGGAGATGCTCTTTTCTCGCCTGAAATAATAGATAAATACAAGCTGATGTATTCATCTGATATAACTGAGCATCTTAAAACACTTGAGGTTTTGGAAGAATCGGATGCTGAGTACTATGTGTTAAGCCATGGGGAAATTTGCGAAGCAGATGGGCTGAAAGCCTTGATAGAAAAAAACAGGAAAGCCATCAGCAGAGTTAATGAAATACTTATTGATGCCATGACCGAACCTGCATCATTGGAGGAGCTGATGCTTTTGTCAATGGAAAAGCTGGGGGTTTCCATGAACATCGGACAGCATTTTCTCAACAGGACTACAATTTCGGCACATCTAAGTCATTTATGCAATGAAGGTTATGTAGTGCCGGCGATGGACAATAACAGGCTTATTTATACAAGAAAATAA
- a CDS encoding DUF4177 domain-containing protein, protein MNREIAMWEYRIEHIKTAGATNLVMSKKDQDLVNRLGGEGWELVEAVPTVNGRTIILFFKRPLEIDRKSI, encoded by the coding sequence TTGAATAGGGAGATTGCCATGTGGGAATATAGGATTGAACACATAAAAACGGCAGGAGCCACAAATCTAGTAATGTCAAAGAAAGATCAGGATTTGGTGAACCGTCTTGGGGGAGAGGGATGGGAACTGGTTGAGGCGGTGCCAACAGTCAATGGAAGGACCATCATATTGTTTTTCAAAAGGCCGCTTGAGATTGACAGAAAGAGTATTTGA
- a CDS encoding Eco57I restriction-modification methylase domain-containing protein has product MGKGDRDTIKTYEDVGLSAEASYIGSIRNRLLEKYGLGREAYRGFICRHIGEEYSEKMDQTMDPVIETFAGEEYGDEYLQGFSLPEYMEGSLRASTASVYTPEPVAAYLVERGLFYVLEEKFIKKGIARPDCLGFYMALGIILKDNPDMVIRTMDISAGAGLFFLKMLSVMDKALRTCIDSDKEIDEILLKQVNEGFCANDLHSEGLEMFIIVLLNRFLGTFRLEDINPTIYKRDAISDFDFGDSYDLLLGNPPYLGEKGNRDIFKMAKSSDFGKRFYEAKMDYFYYFIYKAVEMLRPGGVLSYVTTNYFTTADGAKKLRAFLSENISFREIYMLDGVNIFSSAKGQHNMLFTLQKKPAYSDKTVLKKASGNVAPLKDAMKSFASHEIRQESIYDIDGNIILYENSLYGEVSRSIRGNAACSIGDVCQVRQGLVSGCDKTSKRNIIEGAENMGLREPIYVFDSLGAVPGHLKSSPFLKPFYKNSDIGCYSLKESEKLVLYVTNDKMEKEGKASGEAVLKHLNPYRAILSKRREVINGARHWYELQWYRDEEIFNGPKIMVPHRAVDNRFVYTEKPCYGSADIYFIHSKMGANHMKAICCILNSSVVYFWLKNNGKRKGGQLELYHTPLKRIPLPKLTEKSIGRLAIMHDCRDRDDSIVDDFVYSLYGLSVKEKEMIKGFTEGERQ; this is encoded by the coding sequence ATGGGAAAAGGAGACAGAGATACCATAAAAACATATGAAGATGTAGGCTTGAGCGCAGAAGCTTCATACATAGGGTCTATCAGAAACCGCTTGCTTGAAAAGTATGGACTCGGCAGAGAAGCTTATCGCGGCTTCATTTGTAGGCACATCGGAGAGGAATACTCCGAAAAGATGGATCAAACAATGGATCCGGTTATTGAAACATTTGCCGGAGAGGAATATGGAGACGAGTATTTGCAGGGCTTTTCTCTGCCTGAATATATGGAAGGCTCTTTGCGTGCATCTACGGCGAGTGTATACACGCCTGAGCCTGTTGCGGCCTATCTTGTTGAAAGAGGCCTTTTTTATGTTCTGGAGGAAAAATTCATAAAAAAAGGTATAGCGAGGCCCGACTGCTTAGGTTTCTATATGGCTTTGGGAATTATACTAAAAGATAATCCCGATATGGTAATCCGTACGATGGATATTTCAGCAGGGGCGGGTCTTTTTTTTCTTAAGATGCTTTCTGTGATGGATAAAGCCCTCAGAACATGTATTGATTCAGACAAGGAGATAGATGAAATTCTGCTTAAACAGGTCAATGAGGGTTTTTGCGCAAATGATCTGCATAGTGAAGGTCTCGAAATGTTTATTATAGTACTTTTAAACCGATTTCTCGGGACGTTTCGCCTAGAAGATATAAATCCGACGATTTACAAGAGGGATGCCATATCGGATTTCGATTTCGGCGATTCATATGATTTGCTTTTGGGCAATCCGCCCTACCTGGGAGAAAAAGGAAATAGAGACATTTTTAAAATGGCTAAATCGTCGGATTTCGGGAAGCGTTTCTATGAAGCCAAAATGGATTATTTTTACTATTTCATTTACAAGGCCGTTGAAATGCTAAGACCGGGCGGCGTCTTGTCCTATGTTACAACGAATTATTTCACCACTGCGGATGGGGCAAAAAAACTTAGGGCTTTCCTTAGCGAAAACATATCCTTTAGGGAAATATATATGCTTGACGGCGTAAACATTTTCAGTTCCGCAAAGGGGCAGCATAATATGCTTTTTACTCTTCAAAAGAAACCGGCTTATTCAGATAAAACCGTTTTGAAAAAAGCATCGGGAAATGTAGCTCCTCTGAAGGATGCAATGAAAAGTTTTGCTTCGCATGAAATAAGGCAGGAATCCATATATGATATTGACGGAAACATTATATTATATGAAAATTCTTTATACGGAGAAGTGTCGCGAAGCATCAGAGGCAATGCCGCATGCTCAATTGGAGATGTTTGTCAAGTGAGGCAGGGCCTTGTGTCGGGATGCGACAAGACAAGCAAGCGCAACATAATAGAAGGCGCGGAAAACATGGGTTTGCGCGAGCCCATTTATGTATTTGATTCACTAGGCGCAGTGCCAGGGCATCTAAAGAGTTCACCATTCCTCAAACCCTTTTATAAGAATTCGGATATAGGGTGCTATTCACTTAAGGAATCGGAAAAGCTTGTATTGTATGTCACAAATGATAAAATGGAAAAAGAAGGAAAAGCATCTGGCGAAGCCGTGTTGAAACATTTGAATCCTTACAGGGCGATTCTTTCAAAAAGGCGTGAAGTCATAAATGGGGCGAGGCATTGGTATGAGCTTCAATGGTATAGAGATGAAGAAATCTTCAATGGTCCCAAAATAATGGTTCCTCACAGAGCCGTTGACAATCGTTTTGTTTACACGGAAAAACCCTGCTACGGAAGTGCGGATATATATTTCATTCACAGCAAAATGGGAGCAAATCACATGAAGGCAATTTGCTGCATACTGAATTCTAGTGTGGTCTATTTCTGGCTAAAGAACAATGGAAAAAGGAAGGGCGGTCAGCTCGAATTGTATCATACGCCGCTGAAACGCATTCCCTTACCAAAGTTGACAGAAAAATCGATTGGAAGGCTTGCTATAATGCATGATTGCCGGGATAGAGATGACAGTATAGTTGACGATTTTGTGTACAGCCTTTATGGATTGAGTGTCAAGGAAAAAGAAATGATAAAAGGTTTTACTGAAGGAGAAAGACAGTAA
- a CDS encoding DNA internalization-related competence protein ComEC/Rec2 yields the protein MRRPLALFLVSYFIGMMVLFDSPFMFIGGICLWIVAILFIFEWSEETLKRLVIVFFGVVIGMGLTFYSSDYMQTQTFEEGNVEVYGYAYGPEYGNAGKLVLKVKKIKGKEGYSTANAKILILSDKDISKYRHTYIKYSGVLINESKPKNPNAFNYSKYGLIKGYDKVSFFDGKAAIVEIEAKKYFDPVIIKDKILIKSERILEKNSQAYFASLVFGDTSLLGEEKTMQIGMSGLSHLFAVSGLHIAVLFGFLTALSNLFYRKSHWIKSIVILSTVFLFVSIIGFPVSAIRAFVFISIYSLAGIARRKYDLLNVLLLSAAIILLWNPYQLFSAGFQLSFGAVASIYFIYPALSEWIHPKNIAVKALMISLSVQVGIAPVLIYHFNYLSIISIIANVPAVLLFGTWLPILYIFAIANILSIPLLPQVLAFPVEWGTNALDWLSKAASGFSWSYIELPFVGYKFIGLYYCVCTLFVLQSRKDYFLRVDKMKKTVAAILVAIAVATIPAIANVDNQIEIIFFDVGQGDCVFVRTANGRNILIDSGTEDIDISEILMRNGIKRIDLAILTHFHEDHYGGLFELAEKGRIDTLLMKETLYENGDVKQALETKMRYAEKTVIYTKSGQSLEIDGLSMQILNVGKNYEGLSSHSAENNDSIVVLLDYRDFEMLLVGDIEEKAEKSLSLENPVDIDLIKASHHGSKTSNIDSFLEAYKPEVVVVQVGKNIFGHPAPSVIERYESFDMDVYRTDKDGAVIIKTNGLREFIVESNFSNRSESYGLE from the coding sequence TTGAGAAGACCCTTGGCTTTATTTTTGGTTTCATATTTTATTGGTATGATGGTTTTGTTTGACAGCCCTTTTATGTTCATTGGTGGAATCTGCCTGTGGATTGTAGCTATTTTGTTTATTTTTGAATGGTCGGAAGAAACCCTTAAACGCCTTGTGATTGTTTTTTTTGGTGTGGTGATTGGAATGGGACTGACATTCTACTCATCAGATTATATGCAAACACAAACTTTTGAAGAAGGAAACGTAGAGGTTTATGGATATGCATACGGACCTGAATACGGAAACGCAGGCAAACTTGTACTGAAAGTTAAAAAGATCAAAGGAAAAGAAGGCTATAGCACAGCCAATGCAAAGATATTGATTCTTTCGGATAAGGATATCTCAAAATATCGACATACATATATAAAGTATAGTGGAGTGCTGATTAATGAAAGCAAACCCAAAAATCCCAATGCTTTTAACTATAGCAAATACGGATTAATAAAAGGCTATGACAAGGTAAGCTTTTTTGACGGCAAGGCTGCTATTGTAGAAATTGAAGCTAAAAAATATTTTGATCCGGTAATTATAAAGGATAAAATTCTTATAAAAAGTGAAAGAATCTTAGAAAAAAATAGCCAAGCATATTTTGCATCTCTTGTTTTTGGAGATACAAGCCTTTTAGGCGAAGAAAAGACCATGCAAATAGGCATGTCGGGGCTTTCACATCTTTTTGCCGTTTCAGGATTGCACATTGCAGTTTTATTCGGGTTCTTGACTGCGCTGTCAAATCTTTTTTACAGGAAGAGCCATTGGATAAAATCCATTGTGATTCTATCAACGGTATTTCTTTTTGTTTCAATAATAGGATTTCCTGTTTCTGCAATAAGAGCCTTTGTATTTATTTCTATATATTCATTGGCGGGAATAGCTAGACGAAAATACGATTTGTTGAATGTACTGTTGTTATCTGCGGCAATAATACTTTTATGGAATCCGTATCAGCTTTTTTCAGCGGGATTCCAACTATCGTTTGGAGCCGTAGCATCAATATATTTCATTTATCCGGCTTTAAGTGAATGGATACATCCAAAAAATATTGCTGTAAAGGCTTTGATGATATCGTTATCTGTTCAAGTTGGGATAGCCCCTGTGCTTATTTATCATTTTAATTATTTGTCTATAATTTCGATAATCGCCAATGTTCCAGCTGTATTATTGTTTGGAACATGGTTGCCGATTCTCTATATTTTCGCGATTGCAAATATTCTATCGATTCCTTTACTTCCGCAGGTTCTTGCCTTTCCGGTTGAATGGGGTACGAATGCTTTGGACTGGTTGTCAAAGGCTGCATCAGGATTTTCTTGGTCATATATTGAATTGCCTTTTGTCGGTTACAAGTTTATCGGACTCTATTACTGTGTATGCACATTGTTTGTGTTACAATCTAGAAAAGATTATTTTTTGCGGGTAGATAAAATGAAAAAGACTGTGGCGGCTATATTGGTTGCAATAGCAGTTGCAACAATTCCGGCTATTGCGAATGTAGATAATCAAATAGAAATAATATTTTTTGATGTTGGGCAGGGCGATTGCGTCTTTGTAAGAACTGCCAACGGAAGGAATATTCTGATTGACAGTGGAACGGAGGATATTGATATTTCCGAAATATTAATGAGGAATGGAATTAAGAGGATAGATTTGGCGATTCTTACCCACTTTCATGAAGACCATTACGGAGGACTATTTGAGCTCGCCGAAAAGGGTCGAATAGATACACTGCTGATGAAGGAAACGCTTTATGAGAATGGAGACGTAAAGCAAGCATTGGAAACTAAAATGCGGTATGCTGAAAAAACCGTAATATATACCAAATCCGGACAGTCACTTGAAATTGACGGTCTGTCAATGCAGATTTTGAATGTGGGCAAAAATTACGAAGGATTGAGTTCCCATTCCGCAGAAAACAACGATTCAATAGTTGTTTTGTTGGATTATAGAGATTTTGAGATGCTTCTTGTTGGGGATATAGAAGAGAAGGCGGAGAAGAGCCTGTCTTTGGAAAATCCAGTCGATATTGACCTGATAAAGGCAAGTCACCATGGAAGCAAAACCTCGAACATAGATAGTTTTTTGGAAGCATACAAACCCGAAGTTGTCGTGGTGCAGGTCGGAAAAAATATTTTCGGACATCCGGCACCTTCTGTGATTGAAAGGTATGAAAGCTTTGATATGGATGTATACCGCACCGACAAAGACGGTGCAGTAATAATCAAAACGAATGGTTTGAGAGAGTTTATTGTGGAAAGCAATTTTTCAAACAGGAGTGAATCATATGGACTTGAATAA
- the holA gene encoding DNA polymerase III subunit delta: MDLNKLMELPANIGQRVFFVDGEEKYIADRFVEYMKKKHLKGCVEEMNLHKIEQISDLKDIEEKIVTLPFMCDARMVVVSDFIKIAAEMLKSKEELDSFIGKVPETTVLVLLNGRVDKRSIVYKFFKKKKLIVEAKRLTPESYEAWVEDFIITRGVSITKVDKKYLTQQLGYFNKERPKNMYDSESELKKLLGSLNGRGTIERKDFEGFLDTRGETNIFKLTDSISEAHTALALESLEILCEMGEPEIKILFMISRHFRQIMKVKSLQSGGCSKEETMKTLGIKSDFVFKKNLRYARGLEMAAIGRIMELCMETELKCKSLSSQKRLAIEVLICQISGVIIDGKQR; the protein is encoded by the coding sequence ATGGACTTGAATAAGCTAATGGAATTGCCTGCAAATATAGGGCAGAGGGTTTTCTTTGTTGATGGTGAGGAAAAATATATTGCAGATAGATTTGTTGAGTATATGAAAAAAAAGCATCTTAAAGGATGCGTCGAGGAAATGAATCTTCATAAGATTGAGCAGATTTCCGACTTGAAGGATATAGAGGAAAAGATAGTTACGCTGCCGTTCATGTGCGATGCGAGGATGGTTGTTGTTTCTGATTTTATCAAAATTGCTGCTGAAATGCTTAAGAGCAAGGAAGAACTGGATTCTTTTATTGGTAAAGTGCCTGAAACGACAGTATTGGTTTTGTTGAATGGACGCGTCGACAAAAGGAGCATCGTCTATAAATTTTTTAAAAAGAAGAAATTAATTGTCGAAGCTAAGAGACTCACCCCGGAATCATATGAGGCGTGGGTTGAGGATTTTATTATAACGCGCGGGGTTTCAATTACAAAGGTTGACAAAAAATATCTGACTCAACAATTGGGATATTTTAACAAAGAAAGACCGAAAAATATGTACGATTCCGAAAGCGAGCTCAAGAAACTGCTTGGAAGCCTAAATGGGAGGGGAACCATAGAAAGAAAGGATTTTGAAGGTTTTTTGGATACCAGAGGCGAGACTAATATTTTTAAGCTGACTGACAGTATTTCTGAAGCTCATACGGCATTGGCCCTCGAAAGCCTTGAGATATTATGTGAAATGGGAGAGCCGGAAATTAAAATTTTATTCATGATTAGCCGCCATTTTAGACAGATAATGAAGGTTAAGAGTTTGCAAAGCGGTGGCTGTTCTAAGGAAGAAACTATGAAAACCCTTGGAATAAAGAGTGATTTTGTTTTTAAAAAAAACTTAAGATACGCAAGAGGATTGGAAATGGCCGCAATCGGAAGGATAATGGAATTATGTATGGAAACGGAATTGAAATGCAAATCGCTGTCAAGCCAGAAGCGCTTGGCAATAGAAGTTTTGATTTGCCAAATAAGCGGCGTCATAATTGATGGGAAACAAAGATAG
- the rpsT gene encoding 30S ribosomal protein S20, giving the protein MANIKSAKKRINVIKRQSTENKSIRSSVKTAIRRFNEAVVAGDATLASEKFISAEKTIYQAASKNVFHKNNASRKVSNLERKLNTLKNVQ; this is encoded by the coding sequence ATGGCAAATATCAAATCAGCAAAAAAACGCATTAATGTCATTAAACGACAATCTACAGAAAACAAAAGCATCAGATCAAGCGTGAAAACAGCTATCAGAAGATTTAACGAAGCTGTTGTAGCGGGTGATGCAACTTTGGCTTCTGAGAAATTCATTTCTGCCGAAAAGACTATTTATCAAGCGGCAAGCAAGAATGTTTTTCATAAAAACAATGCTTCGAGAAAAGTTTCTAATCTCGAAAGAAAGCTCAACACGCTTAAAAATGTACAATAA